The following nucleotide sequence is from Gemmatimonadota bacterium.
CCGAGCTGGTCGTCTACGCCACCCCCGTCACCGGCACCGTGCAGATGCTCCGGGAGCACAAGGGCGCCTGGCCGGAGCACGCGACGCTCACGGACCTGGGCAGTGTGAAACGGCCGGTCATGGTGGCGGCCTTGGCGGCGGGCATTGGGGAGCGTTTCGTGGGGGGGCACCCCATGGCCGGGGATCACCGCAGCGGCTATGGCGCGGCGCGCGCCGCGCTATTTGCCGGGGCGCGTGTGTGGCTGGTGCCGGCAGCGGGATCGAGTTCCGCAGGTGAGGCGGTCGATGCGCCCGTGAACCGACTGCTGGCGTTCTGGCGGGCGGTTGGCGCGGACCCGCGCGTGGTCGGCGCGGAGGAGCATGACTCACTGGCCGCCTGGGCGAGCCACCTGCCGCAGGTGGCGGCCAGCGCGCTGGGTATGGTGCTGGGCGGGTCGGGCACGTCAGCAGACATGCTTGGCCCGGGTGGCCGCGATACGACCCGGCTGGCGGCGAGTCCGCCCGAGTTGTGGGCGGACATCCTGCTCCACAACGTGGACCTGCTGGGCCGCCCGCTGGCCGCGCTGCAGGAGGCTCTGGCGGAGTTGAGGGAGGTCATGGCGCGGGGGGATCGAGAGGGTCTGCTCCGCCTGCTGGCTGCAGC
It contains:
- a CDS encoding prephenate dehydrogenase, with translation MGGSLALALRRLSPTPAIHASSLDTQALERAVRDGAIDHATPDPLEAIRDAELVVYATPVTGTVQMLREHKGAWPEHATLTDLGSVKRPVMVAALAAGIGERFVGGHPMAGDHRSGYGAARAALFAGARVWLVPAAGSSSAGEAVDAPVNRLLAFWRAVGADPRVVGAEEHDSLAAWASHLPQVAASALGMVLGGSGTSADMLGPGGRDTTRLAASPPELWADILLHNVDLLGRPLAALQEALAELREVMARGDREGLLRLLAAAQDWREGT